DNA from Gavia stellata isolate bGavSte3 chromosome 16, bGavSte3.hap2, whole genome shotgun sequence:
TTACAGCCGGGGCCCCATCGACCTCCCCCAGACTGGACACTGTGCCTGAAAGCAGTGTGCCAGGGCAAGAGCATCCCTTTGCTTGCCCTGCAGGAACATGGGGTGAGGGGTACCCAGGGGTACCCAGGCACCAGAACCTGGACCACCAGGCAGCTCCATTTGAGGTCAGAGGGTCCTTCTACCCCCGCTGCCTTTGCACTGTGCTGCATACCAGCAGTGGGGCCAGTGGCTCTGCTCAGGCTGTCCTGAAGCAGGGACGTGCCCTGCACTGTGTCTGCAGAGCATCCCCCATGGCACACGTGCACGTGGCTTTATAGCAGCACGGGGGCACGCCACCACACGCAGGAACAGCCTAAAGTCCTCGTCCCCAGATGGGCACAGTTCCATGCTCTGGAGATGGGTGCTGCCCCCCTGCCCAACTGCCCGTCTCCCCACAGACTCGCATCTCCTGCAAGGACGTCCCTGCCGAGACGCTCTATGACGTGCTGCATGACACCCGCTACCGCAAGAAATGGGACTCAAACATGATCGAGACCTACGACATAGGGCGCCTGACCGTTAACGCTGACGTGGGATACTACTCCTGTGAGTAGCCCCTagcccctggggacccccaggacccccctccccaaccccaCAGCCCCGTGCATGGGTGTGGGGCCATGGGGGCAATGGGTTGGGGTGTAACAGGGTCTGTCTGCAGGGAAGTGCCCGAGCCCCCTGAAGAACCGGGATTTCGTCACACTGCGCTCCTGGCTTCCCCTGGGCAATGACTACATGATCATCAACTACAGCGTCAAGCACCCGGTGAGCCTCCggctggccctggccctggcaggGTGCTGGCCCCATGGACcagcaggcacaggcagggctgggcagcggcTCAGGCAGGCTCTGAGGTGCACAGCATCTCTCTGCAGAAATACCCACCCCGGAAGGATTTTGTGagggctgtgtccctgcagacAGGTTACCTGATCAAGGCGAATGGTGCTGGTGCCTGCGTCCTCTATTATCTCACCCAGGTGGACCCTCGAGGTGAGTGCCAGCAGGAGGGGAAGATGCAGCATGCCTCCTCGGGAATGGGTCCCATTGTATCCCCAGAGGTCACCCACCATGGCTCTCCATCACCCAGAGGTCCAAAGGGTactgtcccctcccagggcacAGCGTGGGTCAGGTGCCATCAGCCCTGGGGGGGCTCAATCTGGTACGGGGCGCTGCAGGCTCCTGGTGCCTCCTCTGGGGCTGGCCCAGATTGGTCGAGTGATGGGTCTTTGGGCTCTTGCAGGGTCGCTGCCAAAGTGGGTGGTGAACCGCGTCTCCCAGTTTGTGGCACCAAAGGTAAGCAGGGTGCATGGCCAGTGGTGGGATGCACAGGCATCAGGCATGAACTTCCCCGAAGTAGCCCCCTAGATAGGGGCAGGGCAGGTGCTGGGTGACCCAGGGCTTGCAGGGCATGCACTGGGCATGCTGCTGGTGCTGTGTGGTCCGAGCCAGGCCCCCAtcctctcccagcacccccaaaaAGCAAGCAATGGGGGAGCGGGGAACTGTGCCCACAGATCGGGGTGGCTTCATCCCCACTGGGGACTTGGGGCACCATGATGGGCTGGAGCCACTCTGCCCACAGGCAATGAAGAAGATCTACAAGGCTGGGCTGAAGTATCCGGAGTGGAAACGCAAGCACGACCCCGGATACAAGCCCTGGGTGTACCCGGAGCAGAACACGCTGCCCAGTGTCAGCCTGGCCGAGCTCTCAGTGCAGCATGCCGACTCGCTGGAGAACATTGACGAGACGGGGCTACCCGAGGACCACCTGAGCACCAGCGACCATGAGGCATGAGCCCTTGCTGCAGCCCTCTCATGGGGCGACACCCTTGTGACCAGGGCTTGGAAGCCAGAGGGCATGGGTGGGAATTTggccccctgcaccccaataGTCACACCTGCTCTTCAACTCCATCATAGACCCCCCTACCCAGGCAGCAGAGTACTGTCCCATGGGAACCTGCAGCACGGGTGCTGTAAAGAGGGAGGACGGGCACCCTGGTCTCCTCTGTCCCCACGGTGGCCATGGAGATGTCCCCAAGCAGGAGGTAGAGCTGGCAGTCGGATCGGGTGCCCCAAggagaggctgggcagggcaAGAGAGGGAGAACCTTTAATGGAGTGGGTAGGAGCTTTCCTGGCACCAGGATATCCCTTTGCCACTGTAAGACCCTCTAGGGGTGTCCCTTCAATGTCCAGAAGAGGGGGGGTCTATGGGGATCCTGCCCAGgctttgcagcagcacagggcttgGACTGACCCTCTCTGGCCCAAGgtccagctctgccagccccacaATCAGGCTGGACCCACTCCAGCCCACCAAGCTGCCCCAGGCTTTGTGTGACactcccccccacaccccggGAGCCCTCCCAGGTCCTCTCCTGGGCATCAGGCCCACCTCTGCAGGCCGGCTCTGACCCAGATGGCTCTGGGGACCCGTTCCCCAAGGGGTGTTTGGGGGCGCTTGTCCTGGCAGGGGGGTCTTGGGCAGCCTCTGTCCCCATTCTCTTGGTGTTTGCCGCTGGTGTGGTTTCTGGCACAACAATAAAGGGGTTGGTGTGTGCGAGAGAGAGCTTTGGGCTGGGACGGGATGATGAGGAAGCTGGCACCGAGCCCACCCTGAGGCTGTCCAGGTGCAGCTGGACAGGAGGGCCAGTCCAGCTGTGCAGTCCCAGCACCCAGAGGTGACCCTTAGCTGGGAGCGAGGTGGCCGGCGGTGGGGCAGGAGAGGTGGATGCTGGGCTCTGCACACCCACACACGTGTGGGTGAGCGTGCGTGTGCACGGGGCAGCTTCCGCCAGACAACGGGAAGTTGGTCTAGACAGACACCGCTGGGGGAATATGCTGACAAATGCTGGATTTTCCATCCAGCCGTTCACCCCCACGCTCCAAGGCTGCCTGCGGCTACTGGGCTCCTGCCCCAGATGAGTTTAAGCCTAATCTGTGCAAGGCCAATGCAAACGGGGCTGTCACTGCTGATGGTGCTGGGGTGCTCAGCACCAGACCTGTCCTAGCAAGGTAAAGACTAGGGGACATGGCCAGGACCTGGCAGCCACTCTCATAGCCTAGGCAGTGGTGGGGGACAACGCCCTGGCAGTACCCAGGGCTTGCAGCCTGCCCAGAGCCACCTGCCACTGTGGCTTTTGGGGCCCTCTGACCTGCGCAGCTTCATGCTCCCTCGTCAGCCCGACCTGCTGTGGTCCCACCCTGAGCTGTGAGTGCTGTTGCCCTGTGCTTGCTTCCCCCACACCTTGCGCTTCTCCTCCCTGGTTCATTTGGACACCCACCCCAGCA
Protein-coding regions in this window:
- the LOC104254769 gene encoding START domain-containing protein 10 — its product is MSRGGEMVYIPDDSDFSSFRDQCESLEGWHCRYNKAGVTVWSQGQEESCAVQKIKTRISCKDVPAETLYDVLHDTRYRKKWDSNMIETYDIGRLTVNADVGYYSWKCPSPLKNRDFVTLRSWLPLGNDYMIINYSVKHPKYPPRKDFVRAVSLQTGYLIKANGAGACVLYYLTQVDPRGSLPKWVVNRVSQFVAPKAMKKIYKAGLKYPEWKRKHDPGYKPWVYPEQNTLPSVSLAELSVQHADSLENIDETGLPEDHLSTSDHEA